In one Modestobacter sp. L9-4 genomic region, the following are encoded:
- a CDS encoding cyclopropane-fatty-acyl-phospholipid synthase family protein: protein MDRSELSDIAHAHHPVAAPVSPAKVATLVERLVLPEGGRAVDLGCGHGVWLTELLAAHPTATGVGLDLDLPADVVTAAWERGVGDRVHWEQGDAAGWAGGVFDVVLCVGASHAFGGLDGTLAAVRRHLRPGGQVLLGDGIWEGPPSAAALEAVGDWPGGLTDLIGLLDRARVHGFEPGYGHVSSLAEWDDYEFSWTGSLVAWALQDARTVEDREQALATAREHRDMWVRGWRRELGFATVLLHDLGTAETGRP, encoded by the coding sequence ATGGACCGCAGCGAGCTCAGCGACATCGCCCATGCCCACCACCCGGTGGCCGCGCCGGTGTCACCGGCGAAGGTTGCGACGTTGGTCGAGCGGCTGGTCCTTCCCGAGGGAGGCCGCGCGGTCGACCTCGGCTGCGGGCACGGCGTCTGGCTGACCGAGCTGCTGGCCGCGCACCCCACGGCGACCGGGGTCGGGCTCGACCTCGACCTGCCCGCGGACGTGGTGACCGCCGCCTGGGAGCGCGGGGTGGGCGACCGGGTGCACTGGGAGCAGGGGGACGCCGCCGGCTGGGCCGGCGGCGTGTTCGACGTGGTGCTGTGCGTCGGCGCCAGCCACGCCTTCGGCGGGCTGGACGGGACGCTGGCCGCGGTGCGCCGCCATCTGCGACCCGGTGGCCAGGTGCTGCTGGGTGACGGCATCTGGGAGGGCCCGCCGTCGGCGGCGGCGCTGGAGGCGGTGGGGGACTGGCCCGGCGGCCTGACCGACCTGATCGGCCTGCTCGACCGCGCCCGGGTGCACGGCTTCGAGCCCGGCTACGGGCACGTCAGCTCACTGGCCGAGTGGGACGACTACGAGTTCTCCTGGACCGGCTCGCTGGTCGCCTGGGCGCTGCAGGACGCCCGGACCGTCGAGGACCGGGAGCAGGCCCTGGCCACCGCCCGTGAGCACCGCGACATGTGGGTCCGGGGGTGGCGGCGCGAACTGGGCTTCGCGACGGTGCTGCTGCACGACCTGGGCACAGCGGAGACCGGGCGTCCCTGA
- a CDS encoding ubiquitin-like protein Pup encodes MATRDTGGQQRSTRSREETEEVEASVDTETSERTKEVTDDVDSLLDEIDGVLEENAEEFVKSYVQKGGQ; translated from the coding sequence ATGGCCACGAGGGACACCGGCGGGCAGCAGCGGTCGACGCGTTCGCGCGAGGAGACCGAGGAGGTCGAGGCCTCGGTCGACACCGAGACCTCCGAGCGCACCAAGGAGGTCACCGACGACGTCGACTCGCTCCTCGACGAGATCGACGGGGTGCTGGAGGAGAACGCCGAGGAGTTCGTGAAATCGTACGTTCAGAAGGGCGGTCAGTGA
- a CDS encoding class F sortase, translating to MSEHTGRRPSSRTWTLLAVVLAVVALVAVVISVTGQERAPQPAAADPGVTSSAAAPTTAMPSSAAPSSLAPAAPPATASQAPAEPVAAPVSLSVPAIGVTSDLLKLGLNDDGTVQVPPLGPNDQAGWYERGPAPGAVGPALLLGHVDSAAAGPGVFFELGAMKPGDEVEVTRADGTVAVFAVDRVERHPKDDFPTIEVYGDTPDAQLRLITCGGAFDKSARSYEDNIIVFATMTGTHPA from the coding sequence GTGAGCGAGCACACCGGCCGCCGGCCGAGTTCCCGCACCTGGACGCTGCTGGCCGTGGTGCTGGCCGTCGTGGCCCTCGTCGCCGTCGTCATCTCGGTCACCGGGCAGGAGCGGGCACCCCAGCCGGCCGCCGCCGACCCGGGCGTGACGTCGTCCGCCGCCGCGCCGACCACCGCGATGCCGTCGTCCGCGGCGCCGTCCTCCCTCGCGCCGGCGGCTCCGCCGGCCACCGCGAGCCAGGCCCCGGCGGAACCGGTCGCTGCACCGGTGTCGCTCAGCGTGCCGGCCATCGGGGTGACCAGCGACCTGCTGAAGCTCGGCCTCAACGACGACGGGACCGTCCAGGTGCCGCCGCTGGGCCCCAACGACCAGGCCGGCTGGTACGAGCGCGGCCCGGCCCCCGGCGCCGTCGGGCCGGCCCTGCTGCTCGGACACGTGGACTCGGCCGCTGCCGGGCCCGGTGTCTTCTTCGAGCTCGGGGCCATGAAGCCCGGCGACGAGGTCGAGGTGACCCGCGCCGACGGCACCGTCGCGGTGTTCGCCGTCGACCGGGTGGAGCGCCACCCCAAGGACGACTTCCCGACCATCGAGGTCTACGGCGACACCCCGGACGCCCAGCTGCGGCTGATCACCTGTGGCGGCGCGTTCGACAAGAGCGCCCGCAGCTACGAGGACAACATCATCGTGTTCGCCACGATGACCGGCACCCACCCCGCCTGA
- a CDS encoding RecB family exonuclease, which translates to MTATLASDQSTEVLPAGATAASLVARTTAADTAPRRPSLSPSRAADFKSCPLLYRFRTIDRLPEKKSRAAVRGTLVHSVLEKLYDLPPAERTVAAAQTLVDPAWAELREEPGVAEMFELPEGAEPPKEKDSLEAWLASAGELVETYFRLEDPTRIQPAGREELVEVTLPDGLLLRGYVDRLDVAPTGALRVVDYKTGGMPREAFEGKALFQMKFYALVLWRTRGVVAAQLKLLYLKDGDALTYSPDEAELLRFERTLQAIWSAIERAVATGDFRANKSKLCSWCDHQALCPAFGGTPPPFPAEAAAAAGWRTTLAVTPV; encoded by the coding sequence ATGACGGCGACCCTGGCGAGCGACCAGTCCACGGAGGTCCTCCCGGCGGGGGCCACCGCGGCGAGCCTGGTGGCGCGGACGACGGCGGCCGACACCGCCCCCCGCCGCCCCTCGCTGTCCCCCTCACGGGCCGCGGACTTCAAGTCCTGCCCGCTGCTCTACCGGTTCCGCACCATCGACCGGCTGCCGGAGAAGAAGTCCCGGGCCGCCGTGCGCGGCACCCTGGTGCACTCGGTGCTGGAGAAGCTCTACGACCTCCCGCCGGCCGAGCGCACCGTCGCCGCCGCGCAGACCCTGGTCGACCCGGCCTGGGCCGAGCTGCGCGAGGAGCCCGGCGTGGCCGAGATGTTCGAGCTCCCCGAGGGCGCCGAGCCGCCGAAGGAGAAGGACAGCCTCGAGGCGTGGCTGGCCTCGGCCGGCGAGCTCGTGGAGACCTACTTCCGGCTCGAGGACCCGACCCGCATCCAGCCCGCGGGCCGCGAGGAGCTGGTCGAGGTCACCCTCCCCGACGGGCTGCTGCTGCGCGGCTACGTCGACCGGCTCGACGTGGCGCCCACCGGCGCGCTGCGGGTGGTCGACTACAAGACCGGCGGGATGCCGCGCGAGGCCTTCGAGGGCAAGGCACTGTTCCAGATGAAGTTCTACGCACTGGTGCTGTGGCGCACCCGCGGCGTGGTCGCCGCCCAGCTCAAGCTGCTGTACCTCAAGGACGGCGACGCGCTCACCTACTCCCCCGACGAGGCCGAGCTGCTGCGCTTCGAGCGCACGCTGCAGGCGATCTGGTCGGCGATCGAGCGGGCCGTGGCCACCGGTGACTTCCGGGCCAACAAGAGCAAGCTGTGCAGCTGGTGCGACCACCAGGCGCTGTGCCCCGCCTTCGGTGGCACCCCGCCGCCGTTCCCGGCCGAGGCCGCCGCGGCCGCCGGCTGGCGCACCACCCTGGCGGTCACACCCGTCTGA
- the prcA gene encoding proteasome subunit alpha, producing MTMPYYASAEQVMRDRSEYARKGISRGRSVAVLTYADGVLFIAENPSSTLHKVSELYDRIGFAAVGRYSEFESLRVAGIRLADVRGYSYNRRDVTGRVIANAYAQTLGAVFTEQMKPYEVELCVAEVGDTAAADQLYRLTFDGSIVDEPEFVVMGGQAEAVTGHLRQHFTPGLGLAEALRVGVQALSAVSPATSANGGTNDQLPAEQLEVAVLDRRRPKRTFRRVSGAALAALLTDQPAPDDGTGPAATHTPSAPAPGTPPGLGDPTAVDTAGGNPDQQGADPR from the coding sequence ATGACCATGCCGTACTACGCCTCCGCCGAGCAGGTCATGCGTGACCGCTCCGAGTACGCCCGCAAGGGCATCTCCCGGGGCCGTAGCGTCGCCGTCCTCACCTACGCCGACGGCGTCCTGTTCATCGCCGAGAACCCCAGCTCGACCCTGCACAAGGTCAGCGAGCTCTACGACCGCATCGGCTTCGCCGCCGTCGGCCGGTACTCGGAGTTCGAGAGCCTGCGGGTGGCCGGCATCCGGCTCGCCGACGTGCGCGGCTACTCCTACAACCGGCGCGACGTCACCGGCCGGGTCATCGCCAACGCCTACGCCCAGACCCTCGGCGCGGTCTTCACCGAGCAGATGAAGCCCTACGAGGTCGAGCTCTGCGTGGCCGAGGTCGGCGACACCGCGGCGGCCGACCAGCTGTACCGGCTCACCTTCGACGGCTCCATCGTCGACGAACCCGAGTTCGTGGTCATGGGTGGGCAGGCCGAGGCGGTCACCGGCCACCTGCGCCAGCACTTCACCCCGGGCCTGGGCCTGGCGGAGGCGCTGCGGGTCGGCGTGCAGGCGCTCTCGGCGGTCAGCCCGGCCACCTCGGCCAACGGCGGCACCAACGACCAGCTGCCCGCCGAGCAGCTCGAGGTCGCTGTCCTCGACAGGCGCCGTCCCAAGCGCACCTTCCGCCGGGTCAGCGGCGCGGCCCTCGCGGCCCTGCTGACCGACCAGCCGGCGCCCGACGACGGGACCGGACCCGCGGCCACCCACACGCCGAGCGCACCGGCGCCGGGCACCCCGCCCGGCCTCGGTGACCCCACGGCGGTCGACACTGCCGGCGGCAACCCCGACCAGCAGGGCGCCGACCCCCGCTGA
- the dop gene encoding depupylase/deamidase Dop, with protein MSVRRVMGTELEYGISVPGQPGANPTTLSSQVVNAWAVAGAPTRRRPRWDFEEESPLRDARGFDLSPATALDHNDLEDDAGMANVILTNGARLYVDHAHPEYATPECTNPRDIVLWDKAGELVMAEAARRAAQVPGTQPIQLYKNNTDGKGASYGSHENYLMSRRTPFIDIIRGLIPFFVTRQVFAGAGRVGIGVEGRVDGFQLSQRADFFEVEVGLETTLKRPIINTRDEPHANPDEHRRLHVIIGDANLSELSTYLKVGTTALVLAMIEARALTQDLTIEEPVAALQAVSHDPSLTHRVRLRDGRRLTAIEVQQEYLAQARAFVASRGDDDPMTADVLARWGEVLEELAVDPMRLADRLDWPAKLRLLEGYRQRDGLSWGDARLKLVDLQYSDVRPEKGLYHRLVARGSMQRLLTDEEVTAAMTSPPEDTRAYFRGECLRRYPAQVAAASWDSVVFDVGRENLVRIPTMEPLRGTREHVGALFDSTSTAAELVDTITGR; from the coding sequence ATGAGCGTGCGACGGGTGATGGGCACCGAGCTCGAGTACGGGATCTCCGTGCCGGGCCAGCCGGGGGCGAACCCGACGACGCTGTCGAGCCAGGTGGTGAACGCCTGGGCGGTGGCCGGGGCGCCCACCCGGCGGCGGCCGCGGTGGGACTTCGAGGAGGAGTCGCCGCTGCGCGACGCCCGCGGTTTCGACCTGTCGCCGGCCACCGCGCTGGACCACAACGACCTCGAGGACGACGCCGGGATGGCCAACGTCATCCTCACCAACGGCGCGCGGCTCTACGTCGACCACGCCCACCCGGAGTACGCGACCCCGGAGTGCACCAACCCGCGCGACATCGTGCTGTGGGACAAGGCCGGCGAGCTGGTGATGGCCGAGGCGGCCCGCCGGGCGGCGCAGGTGCCCGGCACCCAGCCCATCCAGCTGTACAAGAACAACACCGACGGCAAGGGCGCCAGCTACGGGTCGCACGAGAACTACCTGATGAGCCGCCGGACGCCGTTCATCGACATCATCCGCGGCCTGATCCCGTTCTTCGTGACCCGTCAGGTGTTCGCCGGGGCCGGCCGGGTGGGGATCGGTGTCGAGGGCCGGGTCGACGGTTTCCAGCTCTCCCAGCGCGCGGACTTCTTCGAGGTCGAGGTGGGCCTGGAGACGACGCTCAAGCGGCCGATCATCAACACCCGCGACGAGCCGCACGCCAACCCCGACGAGCACCGCCGGCTGCACGTGATCATCGGCGACGCCAACCTGTCCGAGCTGTCGACCTACCTCAAGGTCGGGACGACGGCGCTCGTGCTGGCGATGATCGAGGCGCGGGCGCTGACCCAGGACCTCACCATCGAGGAGCCGGTCGCGGCACTGCAGGCGGTCAGCCACGACCCCTCGCTCACCCACCGGGTGCGGCTGCGCGACGGCCGCCGGCTCACCGCGATCGAGGTGCAGCAGGAGTACCTGGCGCAGGCCCGGGCCTTCGTCGCCTCGCGCGGGGACGACGACCCGATGACCGCCGACGTCCTGGCCCGGTGGGGCGAGGTGCTCGAGGAGCTGGCGGTCGACCCCATGCGGCTGGCCGACCGGCTGGACTGGCCGGCCAAGCTGCGGCTGCTGGAGGGCTACCGGCAGCGTGACGGGCTGAGCTGGGGCGATGCGCGGCTGAAGCTGGTGGACCTGCAGTACTCCGACGTCCGGCCGGAGAAGGGGCTCTACCACCGGCTGGTGGCGCGCGGGTCGATGCAGCGGCTGCTCACCGACGAGGAGGTCACCGCGGCGATGACCAGCCCCCCGGAGGACACCCGTGCCTACTTCCGCGGCGAGTGCCTGCGGCGCTACCCGGCGCAGGTGGCCGCGGCGTCGTGGGACTCGGTGGTCTTCGACGTGGGCCGAGAGAACCTGGTGCGCATCCCGACCATGGAGCCGCTGCGGGGCACGCGGGAGCACGTGGGCGCGCTGTTCGACTCGACGTCGACCGCCGCCGAGCTCGTGGACACGATCACCGGGCGCTGA
- a CDS encoding tRNA (adenine-N1)-methyltransferase — MSDGTESVPDQQTEIPVETLTEALTGVPAEMPGEVPTEVPTEVPTEAPVLQEVEAAEPGEPVEGAFVVGDRVQLTDPKGRHHTVVLEAGKEFHTHRGAIAHDDLIGAPEGSVVHSTANTGYLALRPLLADFVLSMPRGAQVIYPKDAAQIVGFGDIGPSMRVLEAGAGSGALSCSLLRAVGEHGTLTSYERREDFADVARGNVGAFFGEVPANWSLRLGDLDQHPATEVVDRVVLDMLEPWAVLPTVAGALRPGGVLVGYVATTTQLSVYVEALRTQGLWTEPYAWETLLRPWHAEGLSVRPEHRMVAHTAFLVTARRLAEGAVAPMRQRRKKLV; from the coding sequence GTGAGCGACGGAACCGAGAGCGTGCCCGACCAGCAGACCGAGATCCCGGTGGAGACCCTGACGGAGGCGCTGACGGGAGTCCCGGCGGAGATGCCGGGTGAGGTCCCGACGGAGGTCCCGACGGAGGTCCCGACGGAGGCGCCCGTCCTGCAGGAGGTCGAGGCTGCCGAGCCGGGCGAGCCGGTCGAGGGCGCGTTCGTCGTCGGTGACCGGGTGCAGCTGACCGACCCCAAGGGCCGGCACCACACCGTCGTCCTGGAGGCCGGCAAGGAGTTCCACACCCACCGCGGTGCGATCGCCCACGACGACCTGATCGGTGCGCCCGAGGGCTCGGTCGTGCACTCCACGGCCAACACCGGCTACCTGGCGCTGCGGCCGCTGCTGGCCGACTTCGTGCTGTCGATGCCGCGCGGCGCGCAGGTCATCTACCCCAAGGACGCCGCCCAGATCGTGGGCTTCGGCGACATCGGCCCCAGCATGCGGGTGCTGGAGGCCGGCGCCGGCTCCGGTGCGCTGTCCTGCTCGCTGCTGCGCGCGGTCGGTGAGCACGGCACGCTCACCAGCTACGAGCGCCGCGAGGACTTCGCCGACGTCGCCCGCGGCAACGTGGGCGCCTTCTTCGGCGAGGTGCCGGCCAACTGGTCGCTGCGGCTGGGCGACCTGGACCAGCACCCGGCCACCGAGGTCGTCGACCGCGTGGTGCTGGACATGCTCGAGCCCTGGGCGGTGCTGCCCACGGTGGCCGGGGCGCTGCGGCCCGGCGGCGTCCTGGTCGGCTACGTCGCCACCACCACCCAGCTGTCGGTGTACGTCGAGGCGCTGCGCACGCAGGGGCTGTGGACCGAGCCCTACGCCTGGGAGACCCTGCTGCGCCCCTGGCACGCCGAGGGACTGTCGGTGCGCCCCGAGCACCGGATGGTCGCCCACACCGCGTTCCTCGTCACCGCCCGCCGGCTCGCCGAGGGGGCCGTGGCACCCATGCGGCAGCGCCGCAAGAAGCTCGTCTGA
- a CDS encoding endonuclease domain-containing protein yields the protein MCHLWRGGSRTPGPRPHDRSDQGVALPAVQPALLCQRCNQGLGLPRDDPTVLRAAADYVEEHRALALDAVTGGDAAVKGRGSTGSSGEPARSPGMARWLAMYPDGAH from the coding sequence GTGTGCCATCTGTGGCGCGGCGGGTCCAGGACACCTGGACCACGACCACACGACCGGTCGGATCAGGGCGTTGCTCTGCCAGCGGTGCAACCAGCGTTGCTCTGCCAGCGGTGCAACCAGGGTCTCGGGCTGCCCCGGGATGACCCGACGGTGCTCCGTGCGGCGGCGGACTACGTGGAGGAGCACCGCGCGCTCGCGCTCGACGCTGTGACCGGCGGAGACGCGGCGGTGAAGGGGCGCGGGAGCACCGGGTCCTCCGGTGAACCGGCCCGCAGTCCAGGGATGGCCCGATGGCTGGCGATGTACCCGGACGGGGCGCACTGA
- a CDS encoding 2'-5' RNA ligase family protein, which produces MAERRALSGLVVPVPEAERVVAAHRRRLDANAALGVPAHVTALFPFVSPADLTNDVLSRVARVVGAVPVFDHYFGRTDWFGNDVVWLAPEDPAPFVELTGRLHAEFPDHPPFGGAFAEVVPHLTVGHGHPRATLAEAELAVRAGLPVSGTATEVHLLTQDGPGGRWTRRHRFPLRPR; this is translated from the coding sequence ATGGCCGAGCGGCGAGCACTCAGCGGTCTGGTCGTCCCTGTTCCGGAGGCGGAACGAGTGGTGGCCGCCCACCGCCGCCGGTTGGACGCCAACGCCGCCCTGGGCGTTCCTGCGCACGTGACGGCCCTCTTCCCGTTCGTCTCCCCCGCCGACCTGACCAACGACGTCCTGTCCCGCGTCGCCCGGGTGGTGGGCGCCGTCCCGGTGTTCGACCACTACTTCGGTCGCACCGACTGGTTCGGCAACGACGTCGTGTGGCTGGCGCCCGAGGACCCGGCGCCCTTCGTCGAGCTGACCGGACGGCTGCACGCCGAGTTCCCGGACCACCCGCCCTTCGGCGGGGCCTTCGCCGAGGTGGTCCCGCACCTGACGGTCGGCCACGGGCACCCACGCGCCACCCTGGCCGAGGCGGAGCTCGCCGTCCGCGCCGGCCTGCCGGTCTCGGGAACGGCGACCGAGGTGCACCTGCTGACCCAGGACGGACCGGGCGGCCGGTGGACGCGGCGGCACCGGTTCCCCCTCCGCCCTCGCTGA
- the prcB gene encoding proteasome subunit beta, translated as MTDASTGRSGFSPAYLDRVGSSFTDFLGTSAPDLLPGRRALPTLPVGEVAPHGTTIVAATYAGGVLMGGDRRATMGNLISSRDIEKVYAADSWSVIGIAGAAGIAIEMVRLYQVELEHYEKIEGMTMSLDGKANRLAAMIRGNLGAAMQGLAVVPLFAGYDLDAAEGTSPGRIFSYDITGGNYEERGYASVGSGSLFAKNSLKKTWRPGLSADDATRTVVESLYDAADDDSATGGPDPVRRLYPIVYRVDAEGAVRLSDDEVAAVAGTVIAERSAAQSQEG; from the coding sequence GTGACCGACGCGTCAACGGGCCGGAGCGGCTTCTCGCCCGCCTATCTGGACCGGGTGGGCTCCTCGTTCACCGACTTCCTGGGCACCAGTGCCCCCGACCTGCTGCCCGGCCGCCGCGCGCTGCCGACGCTGCCGGTGGGGGAGGTCGCCCCGCACGGCACGACCATCGTCGCCGCCACCTACGCCGGCGGCGTCCTGATGGGCGGTGACCGGCGGGCGACCATGGGCAACCTGATCTCCAGCCGCGACATCGAGAAGGTCTACGCCGCCGACTCCTGGTCGGTCATCGGCATCGCCGGTGCCGCGGGCATCGCGATCGAGATGGTCCGGCTGTACCAGGTCGAGCTCGAGCACTACGAGAAGATCGAGGGGATGACCATGTCCCTCGACGGCAAGGCCAACCGCCTCGCCGCGATGATCCGGGGCAACCTGGGGGCGGCCATGCAGGGCCTGGCCGTCGTCCCGCTGTTCGCCGGCTACGACCTCGACGCCGCCGAGGGCACCAGCCCGGGCCGCATCTTCAGCTACGACATCACCGGCGGGAACTACGAGGAGCGCGGCTACGCCTCGGTCGGCTCCGGCTCGCTGTTCGCCAAGAACTCGCTGAAGAAGACGTGGCGTCCGGGCCTGTCCGCCGACGACGCCACCCGCACGGTCGTCGAGTCCCTCTACGACGCCGCCGACGACGACTCCGCCACCGGCGGGCCCGACCCGGTGCGGCGGCTCTACCCGATCGTCTACCGCGTCGACGCCGAGGGCGCCGTCCGGTTGAGCGACGACGAGGTGGCCGCGGTCGCCGGCACGGTCATCGCCGAGCGGTCCGCCGCCCAGAGCCAGGAGGGCTGA
- a CDS encoding HAD family phosphatase, which yields MSETPVDHPSGSLQRLQAVLFDMDGTLVETEDLWGEAMYALAAQLGGALSAEARERTAGTSMLAAMEIIYADLGLDPAIQDAEADARWVEDETAALMTSRGMPWRPGARELLATVRAAGLRTALVTTTPRRVAELVLDRITAELGTDPFDVTVCGDEAGARKPDPAPYRKAMTDLDVDPASSLVIEDSLVGTTSGLAAGASVLGVPLVQRLQPQPGLTLRLSLEGLTIEDLDGFLAVGSPAA from the coding sequence GTGTCCGAGACCCCCGTCGACCACCCGTCCGGCTCATTACAGCGACTGCAGGCAGTGCTGTTCGACATGGACGGCACGCTGGTCGAGACCGAGGACCTGTGGGGCGAGGCCATGTACGCCCTGGCCGCGCAGCTGGGCGGCGCCCTGTCGGCCGAGGCACGGGAGCGCACCGCCGGCACCTCGATGCTCGCCGCCATGGAGATCATCTACGCCGACCTGGGGCTCGACCCCGCCATCCAGGACGCCGAGGCCGACGCCCGCTGGGTCGAGGACGAGACCGCCGCCCTGATGACCAGCCGCGGCATGCCGTGGCGCCCTGGCGCCCGGGAGCTGCTGGCCACCGTGCGCGCAGCCGGGCTCCGCACCGCGCTGGTGACCACCACCCCGCGGCGCGTCGCCGAGCTCGTGCTCGACCGGATCACCGCCGAGCTGGGCACCGACCCCTTCGACGTCACCGTCTGCGGTGACGAGGCCGGGGCGCGCAAGCCCGACCCGGCGCCCTACCGCAAGGCGATGACGGACCTGGACGTCGACCCCGCGTCCAGCCTGGTCATCGAGGACTCGCTGGTCGGGACGACGTCCGGGCTGGCCGCCGGGGCGTCCGTGCTGGGTGTGCCGCTGGTACAGCGACTGCAACCACAGCCCGGTCTGACCCTGCGGCTGTCGCTGGAAGGCCTGACCATCGAGGACCTGGACGGCTTCCTGGCCGTGGGGAGCCCTGCGGCCTGA
- the arc gene encoding proteasome ATPase produces the protein MALGPDEFRARRERDVASLISQISYLEEEIGLLRRKVSDSPRQVRALEERLSEAEARAAFLSERNDKLAGTLREARDQLVTLKEEVERLAQPPNGYGVFLDRCEDGTVDVFTGGRKLRVAVSPEVELDGLQHGQEVMLNEAMNVVAAQGFERAGDVVTLKELLEPLPGMPRRALVVGHTDEERVVWLADSLDGQPLRSGDSLLLEPRSGYVFERIPKSEVEELVLEEVPDIDYSDIGGLSRQIEQIRDAVELPFLHADLFREYELRPPKGILLYGPPGCGKTLIAKAVANSLAKKVAELNGDADRSQGKSFFLNIKGPELLNKYVGETERHIRLVFQRAREKASEGTPVIVFFDEMDSIFRTRGSGVSSDVESTIVPQLLSEIDGVEGLENVIVIGASNREDMIDPAILRPGRLDVKIKIERPDAEAARDIFTKYLTTTLPIHADDLAEHGGSREATIAGMIQSTVERMYTETEENRFLEVTYANGDKEVLYFKDFNSGAMLQNIVDRAKKMAIKDRLETGVGGLRVGHLMTACVDEFKENEDLPNTTNPDDWARISGKKGERIVYIRTLISGKGAESGRAIDTATNTGQYL, from the coding sequence ATGGCCCTGGGTCCCGACGAGTTCCGTGCGCGGCGTGAGCGTGACGTCGCCTCTCTGATCAGCCAGATCTCCTACCTCGAGGAGGAGATCGGCCTGCTGCGACGCAAGGTGTCCGACAGCCCGCGCCAGGTGCGCGCGCTGGAGGAGCGCCTGTCCGAGGCCGAGGCCCGCGCGGCCTTCCTCTCCGAGCGCAACGACAAGCTGGCCGGCACGCTGCGCGAGGCGCGCGACCAGCTGGTGACGCTGAAGGAGGAGGTCGAGCGGCTGGCCCAGCCGCCCAACGGCTACGGCGTCTTCCTCGACCGCTGCGAGGACGGCACGGTCGACGTCTTCACCGGCGGCCGCAAGCTGCGGGTCGCGGTCTCCCCGGAGGTCGAGCTCGACGGGCTGCAGCACGGCCAGGAGGTCATGCTCAACGAGGCGATGAACGTGGTCGCCGCCCAGGGCTTCGAGCGGGCCGGTGACGTCGTCACGCTCAAGGAGCTGCTCGAGCCGCTGCCGGGCATGCCGCGCCGCGCCCTGGTCGTCGGGCACACCGACGAGGAGCGCGTGGTCTGGCTGGCCGACTCCCTCGACGGGCAGCCGCTGCGCAGCGGTGACTCGCTGCTGCTGGAGCCCCGGTCGGGCTACGTGTTCGAGCGGATCCCCAAGAGCGAGGTCGAGGAGCTCGTGCTGGAGGAGGTCCCCGACATCGACTACTCCGACATCGGTGGGCTCTCCCGGCAGATCGAGCAGATCCGCGACGCCGTCGAGCTGCCGTTCCTGCACGCCGACCTGTTCCGCGAGTACGAGCTGCGCCCGCCGAAGGGGATCCTGCTCTACGGCCCGCCCGGCTGCGGGAAGACGCTCATCGCCAAGGCGGTGGCCAACTCCCTCGCCAAGAAGGTCGCCGAGCTCAACGGCGACGCCGACCGGAGTCAGGGGAAGTCCTTCTTCCTCAACATCAAGGGCCCCGAGCTGCTCAACAAGTACGTCGGTGAGACCGAGCGGCACATCCGCCTGGTGTTCCAGCGCGCCCGGGAGAAGGCCAGCGAGGGCACGCCGGTCATCGTCTTCTTCGACGAGATGGACTCGATCTTCCGCACCCGCGGGTCCGGCGTCTCGTCCGACGTCGAGTCCACGATCGTGCCGCAGCTGCTGAGCGAGATCGACGGCGTGGAGGGGCTGGAGAACGTCATCGTCATCGGCGCCTCCAACCGCGAGGACATGATCGACCCCGCGATCCTGCGCCCCGGCCGGCTCGACGTGAAGATCAAGATCGAGCGTCCGGACGCCGAGGCCGCGCGCGACATCTTCACCAAGTACCTCACGACCACGCTGCCGATCCACGCCGACGACCTGGCCGAGCACGGCGGCAGCCGCGAGGCGACCATCGCCGGGATGATCCAGAGCACCGTCGAGCGGATGTACACCGAGACCGAGGAGAACCGGTTCCTCGAGGTCACGTACGCCAACGGTGACAAGGAGGTCCTGTACTTCAAGGACTTCAACTCCGGCGCCATGCTGCAGAACATCGTCGACCGCGCGAAGAAGATGGCGATCAAGGACCGTCTGGAGACCGGGGTCGGCGGTCTGCGGGTCGGGCACCTGATGACCGCGTGCGTGGACGAGTTCAAGGAGAACGAGGACCTGCCCAACACGACCAACCCCGACGACTGGGCGCGGATCTCGGGCAAGAAGGGCGAGCGGATCGTCTACATCCGCACGCTCATCAGCGGCAAGGGCGCCGAGAGCGGCCGCGCCATCGACACCGCGACCAACACCGGCCAGTACCTGTAA